In Mycolicibacterium alvei, a single window of DNA contains:
- a CDS encoding response regulator transcription factor, with amino-acid sequence MRRADGNPIQVLVVDDEPVLAELVSMALRYEGWDIATAGDGASAIAAARENPPDVVVLDVMLPDMSGLDVLRKLREQIPGLPLLLLTAKDSVEDRIAGLTAGGDDYVTKPFSLEEVVLRLRALLRRTGVTSADGGAKIVVGDLVLDEDSHEVTRAGDLITLTATEFELLRFMMRNAKRVLSKAQILDRVWSYDFGGRSNIVELYVSYLRKKIDSGREPMIHTLRGAGYVLRPVR; translated from the coding sequence ATGCGGCGTGCCGACGGCAACCCGATCCAGGTCCTGGTAGTCGACGATGAGCCGGTACTGGCCGAACTGGTGTCGATGGCGCTGCGCTACGAGGGTTGGGACATCGCGACGGCCGGGGACGGTGCGAGTGCGATCGCCGCGGCTCGGGAGAATCCGCCCGATGTGGTCGTCCTCGACGTGATGCTTCCCGACATGAGTGGTCTGGACGTGCTGCGCAAGCTGCGCGAGCAGATCCCGGGCCTGCCCTTGCTGCTACTGACCGCCAAGGATTCGGTGGAGGACCGCATCGCGGGCCTCACCGCAGGCGGTGACGACTACGTCACCAAACCGTTCAGCCTGGAGGAAGTGGTGCTGCGGTTGCGGGCGCTGCTCCGCCGCACGGGTGTGACCAGTGCAGACGGCGGAGCCAAGATCGTCGTCGGTGACCTCGTGCTCGACGAGGACAGTCACGAGGTGACGCGCGCGGGTGACCTGATCACACTGACGGCGACCGAGTTCGAACTTCTCCGGTTCATGATGCGCAACGCCAAACGGGTATTGAGCAAGGCCCAGATCCTGGATCGGGTGTGGAGTTACGACTTCGGCGGCCGGTCCAACATCGTCGAACTGTACGTCTCGTATCTGCGCAAGAAGATCGACAGCGGACGGGAACCGATGATCCACACGCTGCGCGGTGCGGGTTATGTCCTCCGGCCCGTGCGCTGA
- a CDS encoding sensor histidine kinase, giving the protein MSSGPCAEVTPGSGSATRWWLPRTWSLRARLVITQVALLAVVCASIGVATEFALQRFLMNQLDDQLIEAGWRSAAIFELPSPPPGTPPPPGMRRHHRVPFDPEDGPGPGFLNAPGQAARMVGAVVSPNRPADAGVITSEGERVEVSAAAAAQLSQIPATRVPETVDLDGLGRYRLIGLHPRHGGPQTIVTGLPTAVVDDTLLWVLGMFCVVALIALIAATVAGILIIRHQLAPLSRVSAAARKVADLELDRGEVQLPTPIVPVDPAGAHTEVGQLGTSLNRMLDRIASALSARQASETRVRQFVADASHELRTPLAAIRGYAELAQRKRDDLPADVAHAMNRVESETTRMTQLVEDMLLLARLDAGRPLERESVDLSRLVVDSVSDAHIAGPGHRWSLDLPEDPVVVEGDGARLHQVLANLLANARTHAPAGTSVTVSLQSETDAVVITVADDGPGIPSGLLPDVFERFARGDSSRSRREGSTGLGLSIVAAVVKAHGGSIEVNSAPGSTEFVVRLPETSSQGTHRTDQSGT; this is encoded by the coding sequence ATGTCCTCCGGCCCGTGCGCTGAGGTGACGCCCGGGTCCGGGAGCGCCACCCGGTGGTGGTTGCCGCGGACCTGGTCGCTACGGGCCCGGCTGGTCATCACCCAGGTAGCCCTGCTCGCGGTGGTGTGCGCAAGCATCGGCGTAGCGACAGAGTTTGCGCTGCAACGGTTTCTGATGAACCAGCTCGACGATCAACTGATAGAGGCCGGCTGGCGCTCAGCCGCCATCTTCGAATTACCCTCTCCGCCACCGGGAACCCCGCCGCCGCCGGGGATGCGCCGTCATCACCGCGTGCCGTTCGACCCCGAGGACGGTCCCGGCCCCGGATTCCTCAACGCCCCCGGACAGGCCGCGCGCATGGTCGGGGCCGTCGTGTCGCCGAACCGTCCCGCGGACGCCGGGGTGATCACGTCGGAAGGAGAGCGGGTCGAGGTGAGTGCAGCCGCGGCTGCACAGCTTTCGCAGATTCCGGCAACCCGGGTACCTGAAACCGTCGACCTCGACGGCTTGGGCCGCTACCGCTTGATCGGTCTGCACCCGCGTCACGGCGGACCGCAGACCATCGTGACCGGGCTGCCCACAGCCGTCGTCGACGACACGCTGCTATGGGTGCTCGGAATGTTCTGTGTGGTGGCGCTCATCGCATTGATCGCCGCGACCGTCGCCGGAATCCTGATCATCCGGCACCAACTCGCGCCGCTGTCACGGGTTTCGGCCGCAGCGCGCAAGGTGGCCGATCTCGAGCTCGACCGCGGCGAGGTGCAATTGCCCACGCCCATCGTCCCCGTCGATCCCGCCGGCGCCCACACCGAAGTCGGTCAGCTCGGCACCTCGCTGAACCGGATGCTCGACCGCATCGCCAGCGCGCTGTCGGCACGCCAGGCGAGTGAGACCCGGGTCCGCCAGTTCGTCGCCGATGCCAGCCATGAACTGAGGACACCGCTGGCAGCCATCAGGGGCTATGCCGAACTCGCCCAGCGCAAACGGGATGACCTGCCCGCCGATGTGGCCCACGCCATGAACCGCGTGGAGTCGGAGACGACGCGGATGACGCAACTTGTCGAGGACATGCTGTTGCTGGCCCGCCTCGACGCCGGCCGGCCATTGGAGCGCGAGAGCGTGGACCTGTCCCGGCTCGTGGTCGACTCGGTCAGCGACGCTCACATCGCCGGCCCCGGCCACCGGTGGTCACTCGACCTGCCCGAGGACCCGGTGGTGGTCGAGGGCGACGGGGCCCGCCTGCATCAGGTTCTGGCCAATCTGCTGGCCAATGCCCGTACCCATGCCCCGGCGGGAACCTCGGTCACGGTGTCGTTGCAGTCCGAGACCGACGCGGTGGTGATCACCGTCGCCGACGACGGCCCCGGCATACCGTCGGGACTGCTGCCCGACGTGTTCGAACGGTTCGCCCGCGGAGATTCGTCGCGCTCACGACGCGAGGGCAGTACCGGGCTGGGCCTGTCGATCGTCGCCGCGGTGGTCAAGGCCCACGGCGGCTCCATCGAGGTGAACAGCGCACCCGGTTCCACCGAGTTCGTGGTTCGGCTCCCCGAAACGAGCTCACAGGGCACGCACAGGACGGACCAATCGGGCACCTAG
- a CDS encoding bifunctional glycosyltransferase family 2/GtrA family protein, whose protein sequence is MTTLVQDPGQRFQFASRPNAALTAREAGVPVLDVVVPVYNEQAALADSVRRLHRYLAENFAVPVRITIADNASTDDTPLIAAELADELDGVRMVRLEEKGRGRALRAVWLASDAPVLAYMDVDLSTDLAALAPLVAPLISGHSDLAIGTRLGRGSRVVRGAKREFISRCYNLILKSTLSARFSDAQCGFKAIRADVAHRLLPHVADTGWFFDTELLVLAERSGLRIHEVPVDWVDDPDSRVDIIATATADVKGIGRLLRGFANGSIPVNTIAAQLGSSRKSAAPQSLLRQAVRFGAVGVVSTLAYLLLFTALRAGVGAQAANLVALLVTAIGNTAANRRFTFGIAGVGNITRHHLEGLTVFAIALAITSGSLGLLHVVAPVPHRGVELAVLVAANLLATVVRFVLLRGWVFHPSRTWRAAGANRETGL, encoded by the coding sequence ATGACAACCTTGGTCCAAGACCCCGGGCAGCGATTTCAATTCGCGTCACGGCCCAATGCCGCACTGACCGCCCGGGAGGCCGGGGTTCCAGTGCTCGACGTCGTGGTGCCGGTCTATAACGAGCAGGCCGCGCTCGCTGATTCGGTACGACGGTTGCACCGCTATCTCGCCGAGAACTTCGCGGTGCCCGTCCGCATCACCATCGCCGACAACGCCAGCACCGACGACACTCCGCTCATCGCCGCCGAATTGGCCGACGAACTCGACGGTGTGCGGATGGTGCGGTTGGAGGAGAAGGGACGTGGACGTGCGCTGCGCGCCGTGTGGTTGGCCTCGGACGCGCCGGTACTGGCCTACATGGACGTCGACCTGTCCACCGATCTGGCTGCCCTCGCGCCATTGGTGGCACCGCTGATCTCCGGTCATTCCGACCTGGCCATCGGCACCCGGCTGGGCCGCGGCTCGCGCGTGGTCCGCGGTGCGAAGCGCGAGTTCATCTCGCGCTGCTACAACCTGATCCTGAAATCAACTCTGTCAGCACGGTTCTCGGATGCCCAGTGCGGATTCAAGGCGATCCGCGCCGACGTCGCCCACCGGCTGCTGCCTCATGTCGCCGATACCGGATGGTTCTTCGACACCGAACTGCTGGTGCTCGCCGAGCGCAGTGGCCTGCGCATCCACGAGGTGCCGGTCGACTGGGTGGACGATCCGGACAGCCGGGTCGACATCATCGCCACCGCCACCGCCGACGTCAAGGGCATCGGCCGGTTGCTACGGGGATTCGCCAACGGCTCGATCCCGGTGAACACCATCGCCGCGCAACTCGGATCATCACGGAAATCGGCTGCCCCGCAATCCCTGTTGCGGCAGGCGGTACGCTTCGGGGCCGTCGGTGTGGTCTCCACGCTGGCCTATCTGCTGCTGTTCACGGCGCTGCGCGCTGGTGTCGGTGCCCAGGCCGCCAACCTGGTGGCCCTGTTGGTGACCGCGATCGGAAACACTGCCGCCAATCGGCGGTTCACCTTCGGTATCGCCGGGGTGGGCAACATCACCCGCCATCACCTCGAAGGGCTGACGGTGTTCGCGATCGCACTGGCCATCACCAGCGGATCGTTGGGACTCCTGCACGTCGTGGCCCCCGTGCCGCACCGCGGCGTCGAACTTGCGGTATTGGTGGCAGCCAACCTGCTGGCCACCGTGGTGCGCTTCGTGCTGTTGCGCGGATGGGTGTTCCATCCCTCGCGGACGTGGCGTGCCGCCGGGGCGAATCGAGAGACGGGACTATGA
- a CDS encoding ArnT family glycosyltransferase: protein MTTIVDTAPASQEAGQAAKPATPRWIRPCYWAMLAGTAVLYLWALGSSGWANSYYAAAAQAGTQSWKAWLFGSLDAGNAITVDKPPAAMWAMGLSGRLFGFNEFTMLLPQALMGVGAVALLYATVRRTSGPGSGLIAGVALALTPVAASMFRFNNPDALLVLLLVLAAYFMVRAVGPVSAKASAGWVALAGCALGFAFLTKMLQAFLVIPALALMFLVAAPAVGMWKRLGTLLIGAATMVVSSGWYIALVALWPADSRPYIAGSTDNSLLQLAFGYNGLQRIMGQDGPGPGGPGPGGAGHGPGGGANLMFGGDPGIGRMFGMSMGTEVSWLLPAALIGLAAALWLTRRTARTAELRAGLLMWGGWLLVTAVVFSFMDGIIHPYYTVALAPAVAAVVGISVAELWRVRARLASRLVLAVMLAGTGVWALVLLDRTPDWLPALRWIVLIGSVSTAVVLILVAHRPGKLTAAVALAAMIFGLGATAAYTIETVAAGHSGGPIAMSGPKRDVGFGGPGGPPPGFGRADDPALVELIAGADGRWAAASVGSMMVSDLELKTGASLMAIGGFTGSDDSPTLAQFQQYVADGQVGYFLDRTEGGRGGPPGPPRHEHGSAAQITDWVKANFTETVVGNTPVYDLSSPRT, encoded by the coding sequence ATGACGACCATCGTTGACACGGCTCCCGCTTCGCAGGAGGCCGGCCAAGCTGCGAAGCCGGCGACCCCACGCTGGATCCGTCCCTGCTATTGGGCCATGCTGGCCGGCACCGCGGTGCTGTACTTGTGGGCGCTGGGTTCTTCGGGCTGGGCCAACAGCTATTACGCCGCAGCGGCGCAGGCCGGTACCCAGTCCTGGAAAGCCTGGCTGTTCGGATCCTTGGACGCCGGTAACGCCATCACGGTGGACAAGCCGCCGGCCGCGATGTGGGCGATGGGGTTGTCGGGCAGGCTGTTCGGCTTCAACGAGTTCACCATGCTGCTGCCGCAGGCGCTGATGGGCGTCGGCGCGGTGGCACTGCTGTATGCCACCGTGCGGCGGACCAGTGGCCCCGGATCCGGGCTGATCGCCGGAGTGGCACTGGCCTTGACGCCGGTCGCGGCCTCGATGTTCCGCTTCAACAATCCCGATGCACTCCTGGTGCTGCTCCTCGTGCTGGCGGCGTACTTCATGGTGCGTGCGGTCGGACCGGTGTCGGCGAAGGCGAGTGCCGGGTGGGTGGCACTGGCGGGATGTGCGCTGGGCTTCGCCTTCCTGACCAAGATGCTGCAGGCGTTCCTCGTCATTCCGGCCCTGGCCCTGATGTTCCTGGTCGCCGCGCCCGCCGTTGGCATGTGGAAGCGGTTGGGCACCTTGCTGATCGGGGCCGCGACGATGGTCGTCTCGTCGGGTTGGTACATCGCGCTGGTGGCATTGTGGCCGGCAGATTCCCGGCCGTACATCGCCGGCTCGACCGACAACAGCCTGCTGCAACTGGCATTCGGCTACAACGGCCTGCAACGCATCATGGGGCAGGATGGTCCCGGCCCGGGCGGTCCTGGACCGGGCGGAGCCGGTCACGGACCCGGCGGGGGCGCCAACTTGATGTTCGGCGGCGATCCCGGCATCGGCCGGATGTTCGGAATGTCCATGGGAACCGAGGTTTCGTGGTTGTTGCCGGCCGCGCTGATCGGCCTGGCGGCCGCACTGTGGCTGACGCGGCGCACCGCGCGGACTGCCGAGTTGCGGGCCGGCCTGCTGATGTGGGGTGGCTGGCTGCTGGTCACCGCGGTGGTGTTCAGCTTCATGGACGGGATCATCCACCCCTACTACACCGTGGCGCTGGCGCCCGCCGTGGCCGCCGTCGTGGGTATTTCGGTAGCCGAATTGTGGCGGGTGCGGGCACGGTTGGCTTCGCGGCTGGTGCTGGCGGTCATGCTGGCCGGTACCGGGGTGTGGGCGTTGGTCCTGCTCGACCGGACCCCGGACTGGTTACCGGCGCTGCGCTGGATCGTGCTGATCGGGTCGGTGTCGACTGCAGTGGTCCTGATCCTGGTCGCGCACCGTCCGGGCAAGCTGACCGCGGCAGTGGCCTTGGCCGCCATGATCTTCGGGTTGGGTGCGACCGCGGCCTACACCATCGAGACGGTGGCCGCCGGGCACAGCGGTGGACCGATCGCGATGTCAGGCCCCAAGCGGGATGTCGGATTCGGCGGTCCGGGTGGCCCGCCCCCCGGCTTCGGGCGGGCCGATGACCCGGCGCTGGTCGAGCTCATCGCCGGAGCCGACGGTCGTTGGGCCGCAGCGAGTGTGGGGTCGATGATGGTCAGCGATCTCGAGCTCAAGACGGGCGCGTCTCTGATGGCAATCGGCGGGTTCACCGGTAGCGACGATTCGCCCACGCTGGCCCAATTCCAGCAGTACGTCGCCGATGGTCAGGTCGGCTACTTCCTGGACCGGACAGAAGGCGGTCGCGGTGGGCCTCCAGGACCGCCGCGTCACGAGCACGGCAGTGCCGCACAGATCACCGACTGGGTGAAGGCGAACTTCACCGAGACCGTGGTCGGCAACACCCCGGTGTACGACCTGTCGTCGCCGCGCACCTGA
- a CDS encoding beta-class carbonic anhydrase, with amino-acid sequence MSVTDQYLANNEAYAQTFTGPLPLPPSKHVAVVACMDARLDVYRILGLGDGEAHVIRNAGGVITDDEIRSLAISQRLLGTKEIILIHHTDCGMLTFTDDGFKQQIQDETGIKPNWAAESFVDLEADVRQSLRRIESSPFVTKHESLRGFIFDVATGKLNEVTR; translated from the coding sequence ATGTCTGTCACCGATCAGTACCTGGCCAACAACGAGGCCTATGCCCAGACCTTCACCGGGCCGTTGCCGCTACCGCCGAGCAAGCACGTCGCGGTGGTGGCATGCATGGACGCCCGGCTGGATGTCTATCGCATCCTCGGCCTGGGCGACGGTGAGGCACACGTCATCCGCAACGCCGGCGGCGTCATCACCGATGACGAGATCCGGTCGCTGGCCATCAGTCAGCGGCTGCTGGGGACGAAGGAGATCATCCTGATCCACCACACCGATTGCGGCATGTTGACCTTCACCGATGACGGGTTCAAGCAGCAGATCCAGGACGAGACCGGCATCAAGCCGAACTGGGCCGCCGAGTCCTTCGTCGATCTGGAAGCAGATGTGCGCCAGTCGTTACGCCGCATCGAATCCAGCCCGTTCGTCACCAAGCACGAGTCGTTGCGCGGGTTCATCTTCGACGTCGCGACCGGCAAGCTCAACGAGGTGACGCGGTAG
- the cysD gene encoding sulfate adenylyltransferase subunit CysD yields MTTAQKTDQQSGRAGHYELSHLRSLEAEAIHIIREVAAEFEKPVLLFSGGKDSIVMLHLAVKAFAPGRLPFPVMHVDTGHNFDEVYQTRDELVEHYGARLVVAKVQDDIDAGRVVETIPSRNPIQTVTLLRGIRENKFDAAFGGARRDEEKARAKERVFSFRDEFGQWDPKAQRPELWNLYNGRHNKGEHIRAFPISNWTEFDIWSYIGAEKITLPSIYYAHQRKVFERDGMLLAVHKFLQPRKDEPVIEKTVRFRTVGDVTCTGCVESTAATVSEVIAETAVSRLTERGATRADDRISEAGMEDRKREGYF; encoded by the coding sequence ATGACCACCGCGCAGAAAACCGATCAGCAATCCGGACGGGCCGGCCATTACGAGCTGAGCCACCTCCGGTCGCTGGAGGCCGAGGCCATCCACATCATCCGCGAGGTTGCCGCGGAGTTCGAGAAGCCCGTGCTGCTGTTCTCCGGGGGTAAAGACTCGATCGTCATGCTGCACCTGGCCGTCAAGGCGTTCGCGCCGGGCCGGCTGCCGTTCCCGGTGATGCACGTCGACACCGGCCACAACTTCGACGAGGTCTACCAGACCCGCGACGAACTCGTCGAGCACTACGGTGCGCGCCTGGTCGTCGCCAAGGTGCAGGACGACATCGATGCCGGTCGCGTGGTGGAGACGATCCCGTCGCGCAACCCGATCCAGACCGTCACGTTGCTGCGCGGTATCCGGGAGAACAAGTTCGACGCAGCGTTCGGCGGCGCCCGTCGCGACGAGGAGAAGGCCCGCGCGAAGGAGCGGGTGTTCTCCTTCCGCGACGAGTTCGGCCAATGGGACCCCAAGGCCCAGCGTCCCGAGTTGTGGAACCTCTACAACGGGCGGCACAACAAGGGCGAGCACATCCGTGCCTTCCCGATCTCCAATTGGACCGAGTTCGACATCTGGTCCTACATCGGCGCCGAGAAGATCACGCTGCCGTCCATCTACTACGCGCACCAGCGCAAGGTCTTCGAGCGCGACGGCATGCTGCTCGCAGTGCACAAGTTCCTGCAGCCCCGCAAGGACGAGCCGGTGATCGAGAAGACCGTACGGTTCCGCACCGTCGGCGATGTCACCTGCACCGGATGTGTGGAGTCCACGGCCGCCACGGTTTCCGAGGTCATCGCCGAAACCGCGGTGTCCCGGCTCACCGAGCGCGGCGCCACCCGCGCCGATGACCGGATCTCCGAGGCCGGAATGGAAGACCGCAAGCGGGAGGGCTACTTCTGA
- the cysC gene encoding adenylyl-sulfate kinase, whose protein sequence is MSTLLRIATAGSVDDGKSTLIGRLLFDSKAVMEDQLAAVERTSKERGHDYTDLALVTDGLRAEREQGITIDVAYRYFATAKRKFIIADTPGHIQYTRNMVTGASTAQLVIVLVDARHGLLEQSRRHAFLASLLGIQHIVLAVNKMDLIDWDQERFEAIRDEFHAFAARLDVHDVTTIPLSALNGDNVVTKSDVTPWYEGPSLMSHLEDVYIAGDRNLVDVRFPVQYVIRPQTHEHADHRSYAGTVASGVLRPGDDVIVLPAGKPTRITQIDGPSGVVEEAFPPMAVSISLSDDIDISRGDMIARPNNQPRVTQDFDATVCWMADGSSLEPGREYLIKHTTRTTRAKVTGLDYRLDVNTLHRDKSATALKLNELGRVSLRTQAPLLLDEYSRNAATGSFILIDPTTNGTVGAGMVLRDSRNESSSPNTVRHESLVSPEDRLSKGRTIWFTGLSGSGKSSVAVLVEQKLLEMGIPAYILDGDNLRHGLNADLGFSMADRAENQRRLAHIAAILADSGQIVLVPAISPLEEHRALARKVTTDAGLDFFEVFCDTPLEDCERRDPKGLYAKARAGEITHFTGIDSPYQRPKNPDLRLTPEHGSDELADMVIGLLELPS, encoded by the coding sequence ATGAGCACGTTGTTGAGAATCGCCACCGCGGGATCCGTCGACGACGGCAAGTCCACCCTGATCGGTCGGTTGCTGTTCGACTCCAAGGCGGTCATGGAGGACCAGCTGGCCGCGGTCGAGCGCACCTCCAAGGAACGCGGCCACGACTACACCGATCTGGCACTGGTCACCGACGGCCTGCGCGCCGAGCGGGAACAGGGCATCACGATCGATGTCGCCTACCGCTACTTCGCCACAGCCAAGCGAAAATTCATCATCGCCGACACCCCGGGACACATCCAGTACACCCGCAACATGGTGACCGGAGCCTCCACCGCACAGCTGGTCATCGTGCTGGTCGACGCGCGCCACGGACTGCTCGAGCAGTCGCGACGCCATGCGTTCCTGGCGTCGCTGCTGGGCATCCAGCACATCGTGCTGGCCGTGAACAAGATGGACCTGATCGACTGGGACCAGGAGCGTTTCGAGGCGATCCGCGACGAGTTCCATGCCTTTGCCGCCCGGTTGGACGTGCACGACGTGACGACCATCCCGCTGTCGGCGCTCAACGGTGACAACGTGGTGACCAAATCCGATGTGACGCCCTGGTATGAGGGTCCGTCGCTGATGAGCCACCTCGAAGACGTCTACATCGCCGGTGACCGCAACCTCGTCGACGTGCGTTTCCCGGTGCAGTACGTCATCCGGCCGCAGACCCACGAGCATGCCGACCACCGCAGCTACGCCGGCACGGTGGCCAGCGGGGTGCTGCGCCCCGGGGACGACGTGATCGTGCTGCCGGCCGGAAAGCCCACGCGTATCACCCAGATCGACGGGCCGAGCGGCGTCGTCGAGGAGGCGTTCCCGCCGATGGCGGTGTCGATCAGCCTGTCCGACGACATCGACATCTCGCGCGGTGACATGATCGCCCGGCCCAACAACCAGCCCCGGGTCACCCAGGATTTCGACGCCACGGTGTGCTGGATGGCCGACGGATCGTCACTGGAGCCCGGCCGCGAGTACCTGATCAAGCACACCACCCGCACCACCAGAGCCAAGGTGACTGGGCTGGACTACCGGCTGGATGTCAATACCCTGCACCGGGACAAGTCCGCGACCGCGCTCAAACTCAATGAGCTGGGCCGTGTTTCGCTGCGCACCCAGGCGCCGCTGCTGCTCGACGAGTACAGCCGCAATGCCGCAACCGGATCGTTCATCCTGATCGACCCCACCACCAACGGCACCGTCGGCGCCGGAATGGTGTTGCGCGACAGCCGCAATGAATCGTCGAGCCCCAACACGGTGCGCCATGAGTCGCTGGTCAGCCCGGAGGATCGACTGTCGAAGGGCCGGACCATCTGGTTCACCGGGTTGTCCGGCTCGGGCAAGTCCTCGGTGGCGGTGCTGGTCGAGCAGAAGCTGCTCGAAATGGGTATTCCGGCCTACATTCTCGACGGCGACAACCTGCGTCACGGTCTCAATGCCGACCTCGGCTTCTCGATGGCCGACCGGGCCGAGAATCAGCGCAGGCTCGCCCACATCGCCGCGATCCTGGCCGATTCCGGACAGATCGTGCTGGTGCCGGCGATCAGCCCGTTGGAGGAGCATCGCGCGCTGGCAAGGAAGGTGACCACCGACGCCGGGCTCGACTTCTTCGAGGTCTTCTGCGATACCCCGCTGGAAGACTGCGAACGTCGTGACCCCAAGGGGCTGTACGCCAAGGCTCGCGCCGGTGAGATCACTCACTTCACCGGTATCGACAGTCCGTATCAGCGGCCGAAGAACCCGGACCTGCGGCTCACCCCGGAGCATGGCTCCGATGAACTGGCCGACATGGTGATCGGACTGCTGGAGTTGCCGTCGTGA
- a CDS encoding 3'(2'),5'-bisphosphate nucleotidase CysQ — protein sequence MNDHELAARLATRAGDLLLDIRAEFADASAAERKAAGDKQSHDFLMAELAALCPGDSVLSEEATADQRADPARLSAERVWIVDPLDGTREFSELGRDDWAVHVALWSAGELVAGAVALPAQNTTLSTPETAAPRPFDGPPRVVVSRTRPPAVALQVRDALGGTLVEMGSAGAKVAAMIRGIADVYVHAGGQYEWDSAAPVAVARAAGLHTSRIDGSRLVYNSADPSLPDLIVCRPELAEKVLAVTAG from the coding sequence GTGAACGATCACGAGCTGGCTGCCCGGCTGGCCACCAGAGCCGGGGATCTACTGCTCGACATCCGCGCCGAATTCGCCGACGCCTCCGCTGCCGAGCGGAAAGCCGCCGGGGACAAGCAGTCCCACGACTTTCTCATGGCCGAGCTGGCTGCACTGTGCCCCGGTGACTCGGTGCTGTCCGAGGAGGCCACGGCGGATCAGCGGGCCGATCCGGCCCGGCTGAGCGCCGAACGGGTGTGGATCGTCGATCCGCTCGACGGCACCCGGGAGTTCTCCGAACTCGGCCGCGATGACTGGGCCGTCCACGTGGCGCTGTGGAGTGCGGGCGAACTCGTGGCCGGAGCGGTCGCGTTGCCCGCACAGAACACCACGTTGTCCACCCCCGAGACGGCCGCGCCGCGTCCCTTCGACGGCCCGCCGCGGGTCGTGGTGTCGCGAACCCGTCCGCCCGCGGTGGCGTTGCAGGTCAGAGACGCACTCGGCGGAACCCTGGTCGAAATGGGTTCGGCCGGAGCCAAAGTCGCCGCCATGATCCGCGGGATCGCCGATGTGTACGTGCATGCCGGCGGTCAGTACGAGTGGGATTCGGCTGCGCCCGTCGCGGTGGCCCGCGCGGCCGGCCTGCACACCTCGCGTATCGACGGTTCGCGGTTGGTCTACAACTCGGCCGATCCGTCACTGCCCGACCTGATCGTGTGCCGGCCCGAGTTGGCTGAGAAGGTCCTGGCCGTCACCGCGGGGTAG
- a CDS encoding cysteine hydrolase family protein has protein sequence MSRPTLRELASLPAAPPRLADSTLVLIDCQNTYTRGTMELDGVQAALEQTAQLLDRARSAGIPIIHIQHSDGPGSLYDIEGESGAIVASVAPREGEPVVVKQFPNSFVQTDLDDRLKGLGASNLVLAGFMTHMCVNSTARGAFNLGYAPTVVAAATATRTLAGPDSAPVPAAVMQSASLAAMSDLFAIVVPDVTGIPD, from the coding sequence ATGAGCCGCCCCACGCTGCGCGAACTGGCGAGCCTTCCCGCCGCCCCGCCCCGTCTCGCCGATTCCACTCTGGTCCTGATCGACTGTCAGAACACCTACACCCGGGGAACCATGGAGCTCGACGGGGTGCAGGCCGCACTCGAGCAGACCGCACAACTGCTCGACCGGGCCCGCAGTGCGGGCATCCCGATCATCCACATCCAGCACTCCGACGGTCCGGGTTCGCTCTACGACATCGAGGGTGAGAGCGGCGCGATCGTCGCATCGGTGGCTCCGCGCGAGGGAGAACCGGTGGTGGTCAAGCAGTTTCCCAACTCGTTCGTGCAGACCGACCTCGACGACCGGTTGAAGGGCCTGGGCGCGTCGAACCTGGTGCTCGCCGGATTCATGACGCACATGTGCGTCAACTCCACCGCGCGCGGCGCCTTCAACCTCGGGTACGCCCCAACCGTGGTGGCCGCCGCGACCGCCACCCGCACGCTGGCCGGCCCCGACAGTGCGCCGGTTCCCGCCGCGGTCATGCAGTCGGCGAGCCTGGCCGCGATGTCGGATCTGTTCGCCATCGTCGTCCCGGATGTGACCGGTATTCCGGACTAG
- a CDS encoding Rrf2 family transcriptional regulator, with amino-acid sequence MRMSAKAEYAVRAMVQLATVEDGVLVKTDDLAKAQGIPAQFLVDILTALRTDRLVRSHRGRDGGYELARSAGAISIADVLRCIDGPLASVRDIGLGDLPYAGPTAALTDVWRALRASMRSVLEETSLADVAAGALPDHVDRLADAYRNQEHERGHR; translated from the coding sequence ATGCGGATGTCGGCGAAGGCGGAGTATGCCGTCCGCGCCATGGTCCAGCTCGCGACGGTCGAAGACGGCGTGTTGGTCAAGACTGACGACCTGGCCAAGGCGCAAGGCATTCCGGCGCAGTTCCTCGTCGACATCCTCACCGCCCTGCGTACCGATCGCCTGGTCCGCAGTCATCGGGGCCGTGACGGCGGCTACGAACTGGCGCGGTCGGCCGGTGCGATCAGCATCGCCGACGTGCTGCGCTGTATCGACGGACCGCTGGCCAGTGTGCGCGACATCGGCCTGGGGGATCTGCCCTACGCCGGCCCGACGGCCGCGCTGACCGATGTGTGGCGTGCGCTGCGGGCCAGCATGCGCTCGGTCCTGGAGGAGACCAGCTTGGCCGACGTGGCGGCCGGCGCGCTGCCCGACCACGTCGACAGGCTGGCTGACGCCTACCGCAATCAGGAACACGAGCGGGGCCACCGCTGA